The window CGAATAAAAAGATCCTATATGCTCATGCAAATTATGGGAAAGTTTGTATGAGCATGTAGAATCTTCACATATTTCCTGGGAAATTTTTTGTGAATTAGGTTTACCCGTTTGTGCTATGGGTATTTTAAAATTATCTACACGAAAAGGCTGGGTAATACGTATAATAGAACAAGAAAAATAAAGGAAAAGGTCAAAAATAGTGTTTTAGATGCTTGTATGTAGTCGAATTACATTGTATGATGAATATTGTTTTGAATACCTAAAATTGACATCATACGTATTCTTTTATATAAAGCAAATGGATAATGAACGCGGAGGGAAAGTAGTGGACAAAATCGTTGTTAAAGGTGGCCAAACGTTAAACGGGAAAGTACGAGTAGAAGGTGCAAAAAATGCAGTACTACCAGTATTAGCTGCAGCTCTACTTGCTACTAAAGGCAAAAACGTTATTAAGGATGTACCGACACTTGCAGATGTTTTGACAATAAATGAAGTATTGAAAAGTTTAAATACAGAAGTTAGTTATAACCCGGAAAAGAATGAAGTAATCATTGATTCGCAAAAGAAACTATCTAGTGAAGCCCAATTTGAGTATGTGCGTAAAATGCGCGCATCTATACTTGTAATGGGTCCAATTTTAGCGAGAAATGGGTTTGCTCGTGTAGCACTTCCTGGCGGTTGTGCAATAGGCTCACGTCCGATTGATCAACATTTAAAAGGTTTCGAAGCAATGGGTGCAGTAATATCATTTGGACATGGATTTGTTGAAGCAACTACAAATGGACGTCTAAAAGGTGCCAAAATTTATTTGGATGTTCCTAGCGTAGGTGCAACGGAAAATATTATGACTGCTGCGGCATTAGCGGAAGGTACAACAATTATCGAAAATGCTGCTAAAGAACCGGAAATTGTCGATTTAGCTAACTTTATCAACGAAATGGGTGGATTGGTAAAAGGTGCAGGAACCGACACTATTCGCATTGAAGGTGTGCAGGAACTACACGGCACAGAACACCATATCATACCAGATCGTATCGAAGCGGGAACATTCATGGTCGCTGCTGCAATAACAAAGGGTAATGTGCTCATTGAAAATGCAGTACCTGAACATATGACAGCACTTATATCTAAAATGCAAGAAATGGGCATTGAAATTACCGAAGAGGAACATGGTCTTCGTGTACGCTCTGAAGGAAATTTAAAATCAGTTGACATCAAAACGATGCCACACCCAGGTTTCCCAACAGATATGCAATCTCAAATGATGGCGTTAATGATGACTGCTCATGGAACTGGCATTATAACAGAAACAGTATTCGAAAATCGCTTCATGCACGTGGAAGAATTCCGCAGAATGAATGGTAACATGAAAATCGAAGGACGTTCTGTCATTATGGAGTCTCCATCTGACCTACAAGGTGCAGAAGTTGCAGCAACCGACCTTAGAGCGGCAGCAGCACTTATTATTGCAGGATTAGTCGCTGAAGGAATCACTCGTGTTACGGAGCTCTACCACCTTGATAGAGGATATGTCGATTTTGACAAAAAATTGGCAGCATTGGGCGCAGACATCGAACGTATTGGTAGCGAATCAGCTGAGAAAAAAATGCAATTGATATAACACTATATGTAAAGCACTACGCATGTATACATGTGTAGTGCTTTTTCGTGTATGTTATTGGGGTGCTCTCATATAACACAAGTACTCTCTCTCATAGGATAGATTTGCTATCGTATAACCTCAAATCACCATTGAAGGATGCTTGTTATTGATCAAAATTCAATTAGTAGTTTGATATTTAATAGAATCATTAGTCTCTCCATACGAGCATATAGTAATTCTATGAAACAAAACATACTCTTTATAATCTTATGCGTAGCCCTCTTGTTTTTGCCCTTTTTATTAATAAAAGAGAAACCAAAAGAAGAAACAGTACCATCGCCAACATCAGAACTCGAAATTGCTTGTCCAATACTAATCGAAGTGAAAGGGGTTAAGGAGAAAATTCCTCTAGAAAGTTATGTACTTGGAGTTGTGGCTGCTGAAATGCCGGTAACTTTTCATGAAGAGGCATTAAAGGCTCAATCTATAGCGGCAAGGACATATGTGCTAAGAGATACGAATTATGGACAAAAAACAATCGATCCAACAGTATTGAAACAGGTCTATGCTAGTGAATCAGATCGAAAGAAAAAGTGGGGGGCCTCCTTCCAACAATATGAGGACAAGCTAAAGAAGGTTATCGCTGCGACAGAGGGAGAAATTATCGTCTATAAAGATCAACTAATCACAGCGATGTTCTTTTCTTCCAGCAACGGTCAAACGGAAAGTGCTGAAAATTATAGCGGAAATGTGATTCCTTACTTAGTATCTGTACCAAGTAAATCAGAGGAAATATATGCTCCAAATAGGACAAAGCAGTTTGAATTTACACATGGAGAATGGTCGAAAGCCTTTAATATGAAATGGAATTCTAACATACCTAAAACCTTCAAAGTACGAAAGACTGATACGAACCGAGTGGAATCAATCCAAATGGATGGAAAGTCGTGGACAGGCCGTGAAGTTCGAACACTTTTAGGTCTACCATCTACTGATTTCACCATAACGTTTCAATCTGATAAAGTAGTAGTTGATACGGTTGGATATGGTCACGGGGTAGGGATGAGTCAGTACGGCGCGGAGGTACTTGCCAATGATTCCGTATTGGCAGTCGATATTTTACTTCACTACTATAAAGGTACAGAAATAAAAAAATTTTCACCATGTTTAAAATCTCCTTGATTTGCAAACAATGCAAATAGAGGTGATGAAAATGAGAGAAGAACAAAAGAACAATACTTCTCAGAAGAAGAATAATAACCCGAAAAAGCCGTGGTTTTGGCCACTAATTTATGCAGGTTTTTCGGTAGCTTTTGTAGGAATGATTTGGGGCTACAATGTTTATGTCAGTGATGATTCAGCAAAGGATTCAGAATGGACAGATGCAAGTAAAGACCCCGATTCAGTATCGATTGAAACAAATGCCCAAGCAGAATCGATGAAATACCCTTTTAAAGAGGCTCTGCATGATAGCGTTGAAATCGTACAGCACTATTACGATATGGAAGCAGATGAGTCGACTCGTGAAAAGTCGATACTCGTATTCGATCATAGTTATGTGATGAATACAGGTGTATCTCTATCTATAAATAGTGAGCCATTTGAAGTAGTTGCAGCAATGAGTGGAAAAGTAGAGGAAGTCAATTTAGATCCATTTGTTGGAGATGAAATCGTCTTGTCACATGCAAATGGTATGGTAACCAAATATCGCTCTGTCACTGGTATTCTAGTAAAAGCTGGAGACGTTGTAGAACAAGGAGACTCTCTTGCAACGGCAGCTGAAAATGAATGGAACCCAACTGCTGGTGTCCATCTACATTTTGAAGTACTGCAAGATGGCGTTTTAGTAAATCCAGAGACCTTACTAGCTTTTTAATTCATAATAGCTAAGACGTATGCATAAATTGATGGAAAGTGTTCCTTTACTAACGAAAGGAAGAGTTAGTGCACGAAACGATTCGTCATAGATGCATACGTTTAGGTGAAATGGTCATTGAGACCAAAAAAACTGTCCGTGCTATCGCAAGCACAACCGGTCATTCCAAAAGCACTGTGCATAAGGATTTGACGGAAAGACTCCACTTAGTAGATCCGCAACTGGCAAAAGAAGTAAAAGAAATTTTAGCGTATCATAAATCGGTCAGGCATTTACGAGGTGGAGAAGCGACGAAAAGAAAGTGGAAAACGAAAAAAGAAGATAGAAGAGGTCGTGATTAGTAAGTGATCACGGCTTTTTCTTATTTGTCTGTAAATGCATAGTCTCGTATCCGTCGCAATTGGCTCGAATACCTATATACTCTCCAAATCAATACTTAGTCGCACGACTAGTAGTAGTTTAGACCTTAATTTCATTCCATTTTTTCACATATTTTATTGTTAAATAAAGTGTATTTCTAGTAAAACTATGATAAAATTTAAAGTTAGAGACGTATCGATTAATATACATAAAGGTTTTAGCTGGGAAGGAGAAACATTAGTAATGTTTGCAAAGGATATTGGAATTGATTTAGGTACAGCAAATGTATTAATACACGTAAAAGGAAAAGGGATTGTTTTAAACGAACCCTCAGTCGTTGCCATAGATAGAAATACAAAAAAGGTACTTGCAGTTGGAGAAGAAGCAAGACAAATGGTCGGGAGAACTCCAGGGAATATAACAGCAATTCGACCGCTTAAAGATGGTGTGATTGCTGATTTTGACGTGACGGAAGCAATGTTAAAGCATTTTATCAATAAATTAAATGTAAAAGGATTTTTATCCAAGCCGCGCATTTTAATCTGCTGTCCTACAAATATTACGAGTGTAGAACAGAAGGCAATACGCGAAGCAGCTGAGAAGTCTGGCGGGAAGAAAGTCTATTTGGAAGAGGAGCCAAAAGTTGCCGCAATCGGTGCAGGAATGGATATTTTCCAACCGAGTGGTAACATGGTTGTTGATATTGGTGGAGGTACAACAGATGTTGCAGTACTTTCCATGGGGGATATCGTAACGAGTGAATCGATTAAAATTGCGGGAGATGTTTTTGACAATGACATCCTTCAATATATAAAAAAAGAGTACAAGCTTCTAATAGGGGAACGTACTGCTGAAAATATTAAAATTTCAATAGGAACCGTTTTTCCAGATAGTCGTCACGAAGAGATGGACATTCGTGGACGTGATATGGTCACAGGACTTCCTAGAACAATAACAATTAGATCTGAAGAAATAGAAAAAGCCTTGAAAGAATCGGTTACGGGTATTGTACAAGCTGCAAAAAATGTACTAGAAAAGACACCACCTGAGCTATCTGCAGATATTATTGATCGCGGAGTTATCATAACAGGAGGTGGAGCACTTTTACACGGTATGGACCATTTGTTGATGGAGGAGTTAAAAGTACCGGTATTCATAGCTGAAAACCCAATGGATTGTGTTGCAATAGGAACGGGGATTATGTTAGATAATATTGACAAAATATCAAGAAGATAAATGCGATTTATTTGCGAGCACAAGAATATAATGCCCGTATACTAAGTTTGCATTAAACAGAGTGGAGGCTTTCTTATGTTTCGCGGATTTACTACAGTTGCATCAGGCATGATTGCACAACAGCGTAGAACAGAACTATTAACAAATAATATGGCCAATGCAAACACACCAGGATTCAAAGCAGATCAATCGACGATACGCTCGTTTCCAGATATGCTTATGTCCAGACTTGGACCTACTCAAATCCCTACAAAGGATCCGATTAGCGGAAAATATGCATCCGAAGTTGGTGCAATTAGTACGGGTGTGTACATGCAAGAAACAATGGCTTTAATGACTCAAGGACAACTACTGCAAACAGATTTAAACACAGATATAGCATTAATCGATGGTTCACTACCAGTGGATGAAGAGACAGGTCAAACAGGAGCAGTATTTTATCGTTTACAGCATCCAACTGAAGGGGAAGCATACACTCGAAATGCGAATTTCACGCTAGATGGAGCAGGATACTTAACTAATCCCCAAGGTCTGTATGTACTGGATTCAGAAGGGCAACCGATTCAGCTTCAAAATGATGATTTTCAAGTGGATTCAAGTGGTCAGATCCTTGTAGACAATGCTGCAGTAGCCCGAATTGGTGTATCCTTTTCTGCGCAGCCTAATACGCTTATAAAGCAAGATAACGGTTTATTCCAAACAGTGGACGGTGTTGACCTTCCATCTGCATATGATAGAGATAATGTTACTTTTTCGATGCAACAAGGATATATTGAAGGTTCAAATGTAGACACTGCCAGAACAATGACAGATATGTTAACTGCGTATCGTGCATTTGAAGCAAACCAAAAAATACTGCAAGCATACGATAGAAGTATGGACAAAGCTGTTAACGAAGTGGGCCGTGTGAATTGATAAAGCTATCACAATCTTTAACCATGAAAAGAGGTAGGCTTAAATGCTACGCACGATGATTACAGCGACAAATACAATGTCGCAACTACAAAGCCAAATAGATATTATCGGGAATAATCTTTCAAATACAGGTACTCATGGCTATAAAGCGAAGGATGCAAAATTCCAAGAATTATTATATCAACAATACAATAATGATAAATTAGATAGAGTAGAACGAGATTCACCTACAGGAATCCGCTATGGTGTTGGTGCAGCACTTGCGCAGACGCAAATGAACTGGAAGCAAGGAAGCCTCCAATCTACAGACCGCGATTTAGATTTCGCTTTTCAAGAGCCAAAGCAATATTTTAATGTGCTTATGCCTGATGGTGTGGACGGGCAACAGACAGCTTATACCCGTCAAGGTGCCTTTTATGTTTCGCCAATGGAAAATGGAGAGCTTATGTTAGTGAACGGTGATGGTTATCCAGTAGCCAATTCAGGTGGTCAAGCAATTACTATTCCTGATGGCGTTACGGCTTTCACTGTAAATGAAACAGGAATTCTAACGGCAACATATCCAGACGGTACTACACAGCAACGTGAATTAGCAGTTTCTGTGTTACAAAAGCCGAATGCGATGGAGCATTTATCTGCAACATATATTGCTATGCCGAAAAACCTACAAGAATTAGGTTTAAATGCAGAAGATATTATGACAGATCTACAAGGTGCAGATCGTGGCGAAATAGCTATGGCAAATGGTATGTTAGAGTTGTCTAATGTGGATACATCAAAAGAGATGACGGATCTTATGACAGCGCAACGTTCTTATCAGTTCAATGCCCGTTCCATTACAATTGCGGACCAAATGCTGGGACTTATTAATGGCATTAGATAATTATTCGTGTAAGGAGTTGTGTTTATGACAGAAGAAAGTAAAATTTCTGCTAGACAACAGCGAAGATTAGAAAAAGAACAAGAAAAGGCCCATGAACAAGCAACAACGACTGGAACAACCAAATGGGTTCAAATCCGCATGTTTCCTATTTGGTTGCGTATCCTACTCGTTATTCTATTCTTTGCTGGAGCAGCAATGGCAGGTCTAATGGTTGGCTATGGCGTACTAGGTGATGGTGAACCAAAGGACGCATTAAAATGGGATACATACCAGCATATGATTGATATTAAAGATGGAAAATAATCTTTTGGAGGATGATTCTATGTTAACAACAGAGCAAGTTCAAGCAATTTTACCTCACCGTTATCCATTTCTTATGATAGATAAAATTCTAGAAGTTGAAGAAGGAAAGCGTGCGGTAGGATTAAAAAATGTAACGATTAACGAAGAGTTCTTCAATGGTCATTTCCCAGGATATCCAGTAATGCCCGGAGTACTAATAGTAGAGGCTCTTGCTCAGATAGGGGCAGTCGCTGTCCTTCAAATTCCTGAGAATAAAGGAAGACTCGCATTCTTTACTGGGATTGATAATTGCCGATTTAAACGACAAGTGAAGCCGGGAGACCAATTAAAACTAGAGGTTGAATTGACAAAACTTCGTGGAACTATGGGAAAAGGTCACGGAATCGCAACAGTAGATGGAGAATTGGTGTGTGAGGCAGATATATTATTTGCACTTGGACCTGTTGTGGAGCAACAATAATTTGCAAAATGGTGTTATATCATATAAAATAAGTTGGATTATTTAGAAATACTTATGCGTTGTAATAATGTAGGAGGTTTTATGCTTCATGTATAATGAGTTGTCATCAGGGATTAAAAGTAGTATTACTAGATCAATAACTAAGGCATTTGAAATATATATGACGAATATCAGTTGGGATGAAGAACTTTTTAATATTGAAGACTTTGTTAAAAGTTGGCAGTTGTATATTTTTGAATCTGCCACTTGGTTTGAGAAAGTACCTCAAGAGGTAAAAGAGAGTCCAGAGTTCCATGAAGAAATAGCACTAAAAATAAATGCTTCTATCGAGAAAATTTTATCAGAGCCAGTTAATGAGGATTTAATTGCTTCCATTGAGATTATGCAAGATCAATTAGATACCCATTATAAATATGGCTGCAAAGCAGAAGCATTATACGTTGAATCGCTTCTAAAGGAAATGCAAAAACAGGCATAAATGCCATAGGATAGTTCCTTTTTTCTTGGATAACCTATCGTAAGTCACAAATAAGTGATGACGATATCTAAGAAAGGAGGAATTTTTTTATGTGGAAAAAAGTCGTTCCTACTGTTGCTTTATGCTCTTTTTTATTAGTTGGGTGTAACAATGCAAACGATGATGTTGTCCCTGAAACCAATGAAACCCCTATGGAGGATGTGCGAGATGATGTAAATACTCTATCGCCGAACACAGACAACGGGATGAATGACAATGGGAATGGAACATTAAACGATGGAACTATCGACGATGGAACCAACAATAACGGAACAACTAATAATGGCACAATGGACGGCCAGCCAGGTATCAACGATAATACTAATGGCACTGTACCAAACGACGATAAATGGATCAAAGAACCAAGCACAGAGCTCGAAAATGATGATGATGAATTGATAAATGATAAAGACAATAATATGAAATAATTTGTGAGTAAAAAGAAGATGCTGATTCCTAAAAGCTTAGGGTCAGCATCTTTTTCCTATTATAGATACTATCTATTCGCCAGACATCCCTAAATAATTGATGGAGCAAAGCAAGTAAATTGTATTCGACTGCCTATGGAGCTTATCCTGGCAAACATTTTCTCCAACAAAAAATCCCCGCAGAATTCACAGGGATCTCCGTAACAATAGCATGAAGTGCATTAAAATTTTATTAGCAAAAAATAGTACAAGGCCACGAACTATTGATTCTTCCTCAAGGTAGGTCGAGTTTTCATATCATTTTCAAATTTAGAAAGTAAATCCTCGCCTGTTAAGCCATCTTCGATTAGTTGCGCTAGCAGAGACTCTGCATATTTTCTTCTTACTCGTTTCAATGTACCTCTAAGTAACACGGAAAGATGATTGCCGATTTGTTTAACAGAATAGGTCACCACTTCAAAATGAGCGGGTTCGTTTTCTGGATAAGAAATAATCACTTTCACATCATATACTTCATTAGACATTTTTAATTCATTAAAATAATTTTCGTATTTTTGATCTGTAAATAGTTCTAATATCCAAGAACGGCTAGAATTTTCCTGGTTGATCACAATGCCATCCTCAATTGTTATTGGCACTTCTTCATGGTCCGAAATAATACTCACTGAAATCATTTTAAATGTTTTCATGCACAAATCCCCTTTGGAAAAGCATTAATTAGTTTCCATTATAACATAGGTAATTCAGCGGAAAAAATAATTGTACAAACTACCAAAATACCATTATTGAAAGATTAGAAAGTTGATATAGCAAGTGTTTAAAGAAAGTCGGTTTAAGGAATTAAATTTTGGTCTTGAAAAATGCTTGTAAACTAAATTGTAAGCTTTTGCCAACAATTTATTCTGTCAGTATGATTGGGCTAATGCTAGTAAAGGAGGTGACAAATTGAACACTGTTTCGATAATCGGACGTATGACGAAATCACCACAATTAAAGCATTTGTCAGAAGGGAGGATGCAAACGAATTTCGTAGTCGCGGTGAATAAAAGCTATAAAAATGATGAAGCAGACTTTGTGTTATGTACAATTTGGGGGAAGCTCGCTGAAACGACCGTCAAGTATTGTGGTAAAGGGTCTCTTGTCGGGATAACAGGTAGACTTAATACAAGGTCGTATGAGAAGGAAGAGGGAGCTAGGGTTTTCGTTACAGAAATAGTTGTGGAGGACATCCGATTTTTAGCAACAAAGAAACGAGACGAGGAACAGGTCCAACAACAAAATAAGAATAATGAGAGTGATTTTGAATTTCCAGTAACACCACCAAACCAACTACCAGTTTAATGATTGATAAGGCCGCAATCCTATTCAATGATTATCAAAAGAGGAAAACCCTGACCAAAAATATGCTTGGTCAGGGTTTATAAAAATATTATTAAATAGACAGTGTAAGTAAATCTTTTAAGTCATTATCTGACATTTCAGTGATCCACTGACTAGAATGGATTAACTCCTCTGATAGCGCCTGTTTCTCAACTAGGAGCTTATCAATTTTTTCTTCAATTGTTCCAATTGTGATGAATTTATGGACATGAACAAAGTTCGTCTGTCCAATCCGGTAAGCACGATCGGTTGCTTGGTTTTCAACTGCAGGATTCCACCATCGATCGGCATGGAGCACATGGCTTGCCGCAGTTAAGTTTAAGCCAGTTCCGCCAGCCTTCAACGATAATAAGAATACAGGAAACTCTTTTGCTTGGAATGCTTCTACCAAATGATCACGCTGGTTTTTAGGCATACTACCAGTCAAAAACGGAGCATCAATTTCATATAGCTCTGTTAAACAATGCTGTAGTAAATGTCCCATCCCAATATATTGAGTAAAGATTAGACATTGCTCACCGCGCGCTGCAATTTCTCCGGCAAGTGTCACAATTTGAGCCAGCTTCTCTGAACGCTCAAGCATATCGTCTGCATCATCAAAGGGCTCTTTTAAATAGAGTGCAGGGTGATTACAAAGCTGTTTCAGTTTGCTTAGCATTTTGAGAATTAGGCCCTTTTTCTCGAACCCAGTAAGTGTGTCGAGCTTGCTTACGGTTTCTTGTATGAGTGATTCATACAAAGCTGCCTGCTCTGTTGTAAGGGCACAATACTCTCTTTGCTCTAACTTTTCTGGTAAGTTAAGCTGAAGCTCTGGATCTTGTTTCGTTCTTCTTAATAGGAAAGGTTGAATTTTCACTCGTAATTTATGTTTCGTTGCATCGGAATTATCTCGTTCAATAGGTGCTATATAATTTTCTTGAAACTTACGGAACGAGCCTAAATAACCTTTATGGATAAAGTCAAAGATAGACCATAGCTCCGATAATCTGTTTTCTACAGGTGTACCAGTTAGCGCGATATGATGATCACCAGTTAACTTTCGAATAGCACGTGATTGTTTAGTATGCATATTTTTAATGTTCTGTGCCTCATCTAACGTAGTACTGGTCCATACAATTTCAGAAAGAGAATCGATATCTTGCATAGCAGTTCCAAATGTAGTGAGGACAACATCACTCGTCATATCTATCTCTTTTGTTCGAGAAGACCCGTAATGTGTCTGTACTTTAAGTGAAGGAGCAAACTTCGCAATTTCTTTCTGCCAGTTTCCTAACACAGAAGTGGGACAAATAATAAGCGAAGGCGTCGGTTGCTCTGTATTTTCATGGACATGCAGTAAATAAGATATCAACTGTACAGTTTTTCCGAGACCCATATCATCCGCTAGGCAGGCTCCAAATTTTTCATTTCGCATAAAGACGAGCCATTCTAATCCTTGCTGCTGATAAGGGCGTAAAGTCGTCAACAAATTAGGAGAAATCTCTACCGAAGGGAAACCTTTTTTCTCCGAGAGCTGTGTCATAAGAGTTTGCAATGATTTTTGCATTTCAAATTCAAATAATGGATCCACATCATTTTCCTCTTCGTCGTCAAGCGCGAGTGCAAGCTCTTCAGGGATTTCACGGAACAATAGCTCTTTTACAGTCCAATTCTCATCCTCTGATTTTCTTATCAGCTCTCGAACTTCGTGCATCCAAGCGGAATCGATACGAAACCATTCATTGCCAGCCTGTATAAAAGAACGATTTTCATTTACCATCTGTTGAAACTCATCGACTGAAATTTCTTGACCGTTCAAAGAAAAACTCCAATTAAATTGCAGTATTTCATTTAGACCTGCAGTAGTTTTATATGAATTGGCTGTCTTAGCGACCGTTTTAACACGCATTTTTGAATCTTTTACCGCCTTCAACCACGCAGGAAGAACAATCTCAAATCCGAGTGCCTGTAGTTTCACTAAATCATCACGAAGAAACATTCGTACTTCTTCATCAGTTAATGTGGAAGAATAGAATGTTTCTGGATTTGTTTGATCGATGGAAGAAATAAGAGAAAACATTTTTGACTGTGTTTCTTCTATAAAATCACTAAACTCAACCCATTTATCAGGAAGTGCTTTATCTATGGGTAATGATTTCTTTCGGTATGCAGGTGTCCAGTAAACACTGCTTTTTTTCCCGCGAACCACTGTTTCAAGCAACCATGTATCCTCCATCGCTTCTGGTTCTGACAATCTAAGTGCAACTAATAAGCTTGGATGAGTAGCCTGAGACTTGATCGGCCAGCCCCCTCGCTTGAAAAATGGTATAAGTGGCTCAATGTCCTCCATTGATAGCCCAGCTTGGA is drawn from Psychrobacillus sp. INOP01 and contains these coding sequences:
- a CDS encoding DEAD/DEAH box helicase, yielding MTQPLSITKEFSLNIHPLENGQFRLVSINVPAEKWVPSLYLNHRESFFGLNTQIEDDALIASPVELVELFSRKLNPFTLFDGVNEDSNKWLKTFKDTAKVWATPDLWNFINVEGNNLKVTAPIDDSGQTLLVNAVKQKLFQAGLSMEDIEPLIPFFKRGGWPIKSQATHPSLLVALRLSEPEAMEDTWLLETVVRGKKSSVYWTPAYRKKSLPIDKALPDKWVEFSDFIEETQSKMFSLISSIDQTNPETFYSSTLTDEEVRMFLRDDLVKLQALGFEIVLPAWLKAVKDSKMRVKTVAKTANSYKTTAGLNEILQFNWSFSLNGQEISVDEFQQMVNENRSFIQAGNEWFRIDSAWMHEVRELIRKSEDENWTVKELLFREIPEELALALDDEEENDVDPLFEFEMQKSLQTLMTQLSEKKGFPSVEISPNLLTTLRPYQQQGLEWLVFMRNEKFGACLADDMGLGKTVQLISYLLHVHENTEQPTPSLIICPTSVLGNWQKEIAKFAPSLKVQTHYGSSRTKEIDMTSDVVLTTFGTAMQDIDSLSEIVWTSTTLDEAQNIKNMHTKQSRAIRKLTGDHHIALTGTPVENRLSELWSIFDFIHKGYLGSFRKFQENYIAPIERDNSDATKHKLRVKIQPFLLRRTKQDPELQLNLPEKLEQREYCALTTEQAALYESLIQETVSKLDTLTGFEKKGLILKMLSKLKQLCNHPALYLKEPFDDADDMLERSEKLAQIVTLAGEIAARGEQCLIFTQYIGMGHLLQHCLTELYEIDAPFLTGSMPKNQRDHLVEAFQAKEFPVFLLSLKAGGTGLNLTAASHVLHADRWWNPAVENQATDRAYRIGQTNFVHVHKFITIGTIEEKIDKLLVEKQALSEELIHSSQWITEMSDNDLKDLLTLSI